The Rosa rugosa chromosome 1, drRosRugo1.1, whole genome shotgun sequence genomic sequence CAGCTTGAAAAGCTTTCGATTTTCTTCCATATGAAGGACAAAGAATAAAACCTCCTTCAATGCCTTTCTTCCCATAAGCATCGAAAAGGGAAATAATGGCAGGGGAATGAAAATCTCTAAAATCCAAGCACCAGCGGAGGTCTCCGCATTTTAAATCAATAAGTTCAACCCCAACATAAGTAACTTTTAGTTTCTGCACAGAAATCAATTGTTGAAGAAAATCAGTTTGACAGTTGCAAAGCGTGAAATAAACATATACCATTCGAATAAAGATTATTAGCACTGATAGCAGGTTGATAAATTCAATAATGTATAAGCTCAAGAATGACTATTAGTAACTTAGTTTTATCATCTTGTTTCACCAGGCTTTAATTTGTTCAAAGTAGGTAAATGTTCCCATTAAGTgctaaataaaaagaaatgcaAAACATTGCATTAAGATAATAGGTCAACATTGCCTGATACGAAATCAAAAACAGCAAAGAATCCAGATTTCATGATGGATTAACAGATTGTACCCAATCAACAACAAAATGCAGGTTCCCAACCTTGTAAAGATGAGTTATATTCGTCTACCTCAAAACAATTCAAATAAAACTTTCCAGCATCTCATAACTGTTTCCTATAGATGGTTTTTATTCCGCAGAGAAATATTCAGGTACAAAATATAGATGCATAATGTTCGACGTTTTATACTTAAAAACACATGTGTGTCCCTTTAGAATCTGGCAAACATTCTTCAATTCCACTTTTTCTTTTATCCATGCAATAACTACCACTAGCAGCAACCCCACTCCCTATCTATTCTCTCAACTCCATAATTCCCATACTAAAAGCTTATTAGGTAAAGAAAACACACGTCTCTATTTCCTCTATAGCTCCAATCCATAACTTGGCAATCTTGTGTGTTTTCTATCCATTGAGCAACTAACCCGTAATTATTAGTCAAGCTATCAAATTCTTAGTCACTTGATCTTCTACTCCTACTGACTTTAGCAGTTGCCTATTGAACAGTAAAGTAACACATTGCACAAAGCTAAACTTGCAAAAGAGGAGTCAAACTTACAAAAGGAACCCACTCGCCAGTCCGTCGCCGGAGATGAAGCACTGGAAATTCCGCTACTACCCCCAGCCGGTTGCCCCTAATCCTATGCAGCTCGGTCAGTATGCTCGCCCTATACCTGGACGAGAACTTCACCGACTTGAACTTCCCCCTGCCGTCAGTCCGAACACTCAAATTGAACTCACTGGAGCTCTCGTCGCGGCCGATGATCGGCGCGGCGGTGTCGAAATCCGACGCGACGACGTACGAGTTCGTGACGGCGAGGGTGGACGGGTCCAAGGTGACGATGGAGGCGCTCGAGAGGCAGAGAATCCGCTTGTAGCGGCCGCGCCACGAGTGCTTGACGACTAAGTAGCGCGCGAGGTACTCCGGCTCTTCGACAGGGGCAGAACGGGAAGAAGTGGAGGTGTTAGGCTGGTCCATGCGTGGCTGAgtcggcggcggaggaggagggcGGTGATCGGAGACGTGGTGGCGGGAGACGGAATCTACGTGCGGGAGGTAGTGGAGGGTGTGAGGGCGAGGCGCATTGTTGCGGCGGAGGAAGAAGAGCCAGGGAGGAAGGGGAGAAGGAGCCGCGGCCGGAGCCCGAGAACGAGAGTGATTCGCCCCCAGCTCTGACGGATATTTACGGGCGGTGCCACTCTGCAAGAGGTTTGATCTTGATCGAGCTGCCCTAAGTGGGAGGTGGTTGGATCATCTGGATTTTGGGGTTTGATTTGGGATCGGAGTAATTTGGATTGAAAGGAAAGAGAGAAAGGACAGCTGGGAGGAGAAAAGGTAGTGCTGTGCTTCGCTGTTTCGGGTTTACCCTACTGTCAATCCGGTTGCGCGTTATAAGAGTTACCGTCACacgggagagaaagagagagacggTGACTACTCTTCGATGACGTGGCAGGTGATTCTATTCTCTAAAAAATTCTTCAAAACTGTTTTATCATTTCTTAAGATTTATCGGCACTGGTTCATTTACTATAGTATATTCATATATGTAGATTGGTTTCTttgtcacaaaaaaaaaaaaaaaaaaaaaagtagaataGTTCGATTTAAAAGTAAATTAGCTCATTGCCGTGGTAGACTAGATTTGATATAGAGGTACACTAACTTCATGTATAAGTAAATTAGTTTTACTTGATCTCAAATTAGTGTATCTCTATATTGAAgtagtctacttgatgtattaATACCGTAGACAAATCCAACTAAGAAAATTCTATTTTCATATcgaattaatttaattaatgtATCGATATATTAATGTACCGTAAAACTTCTCTTTACGTTGTTGTATTTGTATCACATCCCCTTTGGTGCCACCGCATAACAAGTCACTACCCAAATAATTTCACATTCAACTACAATTTGTACCACATTTTGAAAACAAGAGGTACAGAATTTGAAGCTTTGTTCTTGAGATGATTCAGACCCACCGAATCAAAAACAACAGTATGCAGAACAAGTTTTTGGACCAAGCTTATGAAATGTAATTTTTGTGCTTATTAAGCTGTGTTTATGTCTTGTATAGTGTATACTAATGATTTTTCCTTTATACTTCCATTTCCCCCCATCTAATAAGAAAATGTCCTGACCTCttttacctcaaaaaaaaaaaaatgtcaataCATTCGTTTATAGCTAGTACAAAGAACAGAAGAATTTTATTGTTGAAGAATTCATGGTTTCATACTCAACACTTCGATCATCTCAGTTCTCGGCACATAGTGAACAACAAATTTCAGGTTCTACGTAGTAGTATTGACATGATTTAGATCACCGGAATGTGTAAGAGACAGAAGTTCTGTGAAGCTATGAGTAGCAGATTCAGGCAAGCAAATGCAAACGAGCATTGTCCCACTAGGATGATCAGCCTCAGCTTCCGGCAGAAAAACACAGACTTGTGGTGTTGGAGTGAGATCGATCGGACCAGCATATATAGGCCTTCCCCATCCAAAATCAGCAGAATCATACATTGGAAATCTAGTCCACTGAGTTATTGTCAATTTGCCTCCAAATTCCAGTTTTCGTGGTCTGTCTACTTCAACATAGTCCACCGTTGATCTTAAGTACTCTTCGGAGATACCAAGCCGGGCTTCACGAACCAAGTGAGTAATCTCCGAGAGCCTCCCATGAACAAGCTTTGTCACAGTGCTTGTGACACAAGCTAGACACACTGCATTGCCATAAAACCCGTCTTTTAGTGGCTGGTTTTTGAGTTTATTGCGGGCATTGGCAGAGAAGGTTAGCCTAAGCCCATAGTTCAATGGTTTTACATCAAGTGCTTTCACCCATGATCTCCATACATGAGCTGCCATGGCATCAAAAGCGCTGCATGCAACATTAGACATGTTATCTTTCGGTTGAGCCAGAGTTTTCAGCAAGGTTTGGAACTCGCGGCTTATCCGGTAGCACTTTTGAACCGGTTTGGTTTGCCATAGACTCATTGTGAGGCTTGAGCCATCTTCTACTCTCATGAATTCAATGTGTGGGAATTTCACGAGTGGTGGGTTGCGAGGTCTGAAAAACTCTCTGTCCCAACATGGCTCAGGGTTAGCGATCAATGTGCCTGCTCTTGCTGTTGCAGCCCATGAGGTGAGGAATTGCATAGCACCAAGACCGTCACAGATGCAATGGCAGATTCTCAAGCCAATGCTAAACCCACCACAGCTGAAATTAGTGACCTGAGCTATCACCAATGGCATGTCAAGGACTTTGTATGGTTCTTCGTTTGGGAACCTAAAGATCAGTGGTGTCCATGCTGGGTTTGGTACTTTGAGGTCTCCTAGATCAGCCAAGGCCATTTCAGAGTGTGCCTCCACCAACAATGCTCCCTGTTCTTGCCCAAAAAACACTTCTAGTTTCCCATTTCTGGCCTCCCTTAGCCTACCCGATAAAGGGTAGTAAGGGACTAACACACTTGCAAGAGCATCGTGTAGTATTTTCATAACAGGTCTTCGGTCATATGACGAGTAGAAATATACTGTCGGAGTGAAAACACGAGCTCCGATCATGTCATCTAGGTTCGAAAGGTATAGAGTTTGGCCAGGAGCTACCGGAATAGGCCCTGAGGGTATGACTGGAGTCATGTGGTCGATAGTGATGGGGATGTGCAGGTGAGGAAAATGGAGCTCTTGAACCCATGGAGGAGCCATGAGAGGTATTGCTGGAGATACAAGCCATGAATGCAGAGTAGCTGCATTTGTAGAAGGTAACTTTTCTCTTCGACATGCAAAGATTGGGCTAAATAGATGAGGATTTTAAAGTTGCAGGTATGGTACAGTTGGAAGTGATATCGTTCATGATCCAAAAAGAATACATGTAGTCTTCATTGAATTAGTCGGCATGAGAATCTCTTCTATTTTTGGATAATTTCAGCAGGCAAAGAAAGACGAATGGAAAATGCATGAAGAACATCCAACAAAAGGCTATTAATCAAAACCCAAGTTGGCTCCTGCGGTGCATTAAATCCTACTTGCCcccaccccaaaaaaaaaaaaaaaacaaaaacaaaaacaaaaactgattTCACTTTAGAAATTGTTATAATCTGTTTGGGATGTATCCTAAAAGCTGGCTCAAGGGTTAAAACCCCAAACTTTTATCATACATATTTCAATATTTCGCAGTGAATTGGAAGTTTAAACAGTTACATATTCATGGCACCTTAAGCCTCTGTCACATACTACGAGCTAACACATGGATATATTATCTTACATGACTGTGTGTCATACCTGCATAAAAAACCTACAAGTCCACCAAAATTTTGCTGATGAGAATCTTAAATAAATCTGCTAGTTCGAAGTTTTCTTTACCTTTCCCGTTAAGTGCTCTATTCCGAACTGCCTACCATTTTTAGTTCATTTGCGACCCAATGTGCTTCCACTTCCAGCAGCAAAACACTTTTCTCATATTAAAAGGCACCTCTATTCTTGTGGAAGGAGCGCTATCTCAATCTCTTGGAGCGATTTTCCCTTGGTTTCCACCACATTTCGTTTCACAAAAACCACAGCCATCATGCAAACGGTACCAAACATAGAATACAGAAGCCTTGGGCCAAGGTTTTCTAGTAGTTGCAAGAAGAGCAAACCCACGAAGAAATTTATCACCTGAAAACACCAATCGCAATATCTGTAAATTATAGATATCCACAAGTATCATTTATAAAATCCATTTCTTAATCCAGAATCCTCATAGGGCAAGATGTCAAATTAGAAAACTCATGGCCTGCTGAACCAGCAAGATACCAAATCAGAAAACTCATGGACTGCTGAAGCAGCATAACTACTAGGAACTCTTGAGTCTTGAGTCTTGACATAGTGCTACGGTGATCCAGTCACCAGAAAGCCTTTCAAAGTAACAGTCATGCATTAAAGAAGACGACGATTATTCAGAGAGAGGAAAGATAGTTACCCAATGCACTGACATACAGACAGCCATTGCTTTTGCCCTGATGCGGCCGGGAAATATTTCTGGTAAAAGGAGACCTGGAACTGGGCCTGCTCCTAGAGCAAATGTTAAGACAAACCTGCACAAATAGTTATACAAAACTTGTGAATGCTTCTTCAGAAAGTACTAATTGAGTTTTAATACCCAACTTATCTCGTAAATTAGTCGTGTACGTGTCATCTAGCATTTAGCATACGGTTAATCTTCAAGATAAAAATTTAGAATTTAGTACTCACATCAGCATTCCACCAACAGATAGGTACAGTGACCCAGAGCCTGTTGAATAAGAACTTGCTGCAACAACTTGAACAGCCATTGCCATTGCCTGAGTGGATAAAATGTATTACAGAAAGACCAGGCTAGTAAGAACATAAGCTCTATATGTTTGTTCAAAACCAACATAGAATTACATACTCATAATAGCAGTTGAGTCGTGCATGTATTGAGGTAAATTTGAAAAGCTAATATTATTACAGCAAAACATAATACAAGATCATTTAGTTTCCCAAGCCTCTATCAGATTTTACACTACTCTTTATATTGCAACATTAGAGCCCATTTTCTGCAGCTTCTTTTCCCATGTTATGTGTGATTTTTAACAAGTTTTTCAGTCTAATCTATATGGCAGTTCAGCTTGAATCAATTATGGTATAAAAATTCTATTTACCATGCCAAAGAAGCTCCATAACAGTAGCGCCTTCCTTCCTACTTTATCCATCAAAGCCATTGCGACAACAGATCCTGGAAATTTTAAGAATCCATCCAGTCAAGAGAAGATGCAATAGATATAGATAGGAGAGTATTCTACTGCCAATCAGAGTTACCTGATATATTTGCAATTCCTATGAAGGTATTTGCAAGGCCTGATGGTACTCCGGCACTTTTGAATACAGTtgaggaaaaataaaagacGGCATTTATACCAGATAGCTGTTGTAAAGCAAATAGGGTTGACCCAATAAAAACAACTGCAAAAGGAATATGTGAAATTGTGAATAACAGGGTACTTCCGGAAAGCTGAAAGATCACGAGAAAGAGGAAAGGAATACACCATAGATGGATGGAGAGATGGCCCAACTATAAGCAAAACCCATAGGAAATGCCAAAAAGTATCATATCTACCTCTGAAATGGCGGCCATAGAACAACTCTGAAAGGCTTACAGCATCTGTCTCATCTCCACTGTCCACCTTGGTTAATTGTACCATTGCAGTTTTGACATGTGATCCACCAAGGAGTTTCTCAAATGCAGCTTCTGCCTCGTAAGTTCTTCCTTGCTATATCACATGATAGACATGGTTCACATTTGTATTAATAAAAGTGGAAGACTGTAACAGTTCACAAAATTAGAGGCTTATTATATCCCTAAACAGTAATACTGGGGAACAACCCATCTTCAGAAATTTTGTTACAAACAATTGACACAGACCAGCAGGCTATACTTTACATCTGTTTCACACAAAGTGACAGAACATAATGCTCagattattcttcttcttcttcttcttttttcaaaatCAACACCATTAATTTGTTCTAATTAATGCTCAAGAAGTTTAAGAAAAGGACAGTATAGAACAaaagtgcaaaaaaaaaaaaaaaaaaaaaaaaaagttcccaGAAATCATTTGTCGTATCATTACTGGCACGACTCGAATCTGAGTTTCCAAAGGACTTAAGTCATCCGAGCAAAAGGTAATTGTGTATAGAGGACACCAACCTTATGTAGCCAATGTGGACTCTCTGCACAGAATACCATGGCTAAAGCAAGTATTGCAGCTGGAATTGTAGATACCCAAAAACAAACACGCCACCTGACACATAAATTTAGATAGTAAATTTGAAAGGTTAATTACAAATTAGAGATATTGTGAAGCTTATCATGTTTTTTTACCAGCCCGCAATTTCTTTCACAGGGATTCCAACAAGAAGAGCCCCCATAAGTCCAAGGCATGTTGCAATCTGGATGAAACTACCGTAAGTACCCCTCACAAAAGAAGGAGAAACCTGCTCACACAAATGAGGAAACATTAGATAAGACAAGACACAAGACATACATGGTATAATACAAATTGAAAAAGGTTTATGCTGATTACCTCTGTTACATAAAGAGAAGCAACAGGAGGGCCCAGACCCATACCAGTCCCAACAAAAAACCTTCCTATAAGCATACCAGCAAGAGTTTTGGCTGTTGCACTGAAATTGCAGGTAGAAACTTTAGCCACAAATCTTTCAACTTGTATTATTAGAGAACAAGGAGATTGGTGTATGTGAGTTTTGTGGAGCATTTTAACTAATAGTAGAATATAAATGCAAGCAAACACAGAGACCAACAGACCATACTTGGGGAAAGTAAAGCCTAACTTAGCTACAATATTACAGGAGTATGAGGATCCACAAAATCAATAATGTATATGAAAAAGGATTCTAACTCCAAAATATATCACAACTCACAAGATATACCAGGAATCTAACTTCTAGACCAAAGGGATGCATTATATGAAGATACAATCAATCTAGCGAAATAAAACTCCATGTCGTGCTTAATTAGAATGGTAAGGATTGTGAGACGACTGCTATTCAGAGTATACATATCACCTCATAACAGCACCAATAATCATGGGCAATGCACACAGTTGAAATGCCCTACGACGTCCAACTCCATCAGCTATCCATCCACTAAATAAAGATCCAAGAAAGGCACCTCCCAAGCATGTACTCACCACCAGACCTTCAtttcataaaaaaattataaaaccCATGAGAACAAATAGCTTGATGCTAAAATCAGAAATTAGATAGgaacaaattacaaaaaaaaaaattaaaaaaaaaaaatcaatatccaCTTCATGTCACCTTCAGCCAAGGCATTCCCCTTGAAACCAAGATCTGCAGAAATGCTTTCAAGTGGTTCATTGACTACTCTGTCCAAAGAAAGATCCAAAAGTACAGTGTAACTAATTACTTTAATGCTTCAACATAAAAGTAAtacgagagagacagagaggtaGAGAGAGGTGGGAGAGGAAAGGAAGTGTCTTGCACTAACCCGAGATGGTACCCAAACAAGAATGAAGATATAGTTGCCACTAGTACATGGGGTAAGGAAAGCCTCCATGAGGGGTTTGAAAGTTCTGGAACCATACTTTTCTGCAAAAGAGCTAAGATGCAAACCAGAACTTAGATCTTTTCACTGAATTATACATATTTTAAGTTCCTTAACCATATTCTTGATCAAGAAAACTTAAGTTGACTCTACTCATTATTTCCCCTTTTTATTTCTATTAAACACATATACACCAAAAAAACGATTTTCAAAAAGGCAGAAAAATACTCTAACACATGCCATGTTCTCATTAACTGTAATTTGGACAAATCATGGGAACAAAACCCTCAACATGGAAGGACTCTAACCATGGTACATAAATCTTGATGTTTATATAAGTACAGATGATCCATAAATAGTTACCTGAGTTGTCTTCCATGTCAAGAGTATCTACAAACTCTTTTGATTCCATATCAGTGGTATTCATATAATCTCTCGATGACGCACGCTTGTACATCGAGTATGGTTCACGTTGGCGGACCCACATAAGAAGCTGCAACCAGCCATTTTCACAAATCAGAGGAAACTAGAATGAAACTTCCGTCGCATTGACATCAGatacaaacaaaaagaaattttgtaAAGCATTCGAAGTGTTTTAGTGATTAAAATATATAGATCATATCTAACGCATTTCCAGTTCAGTTTTGTAATTACACTAACAAAGGCACCAAAGGTTATGCCTCAAATTGAAGTTGCATTCTTTTCTCGACCCTTCTCAAATTAAAACTGCTAACTGAAGAACAGAGATCACTGATTGGAAACTACTTGATCATGAATCCATCGttttcattacaaaacaagcacAAACATGAATTCGAAGCAAGAAAAATAATTCAGATTCAACTAAAATGCACTGAAACTTACAAAATTAACAAAATGATCAATCCAATCGAAACTTAAAAGGCTCCAAGCTGCGATTCAAAGAAATTCACATTCATAGAAACGTAGTACGAAGCCTAATACCTTCTCTGCGCTCCGATCATTCAATGGATCTGAATTGTTAATCAAATCAAAGCCACGTGAAAATTTGAAGTCGGTGAGTCTCGAACTCTCACTCCAAGTTCTTCACGTCTCCGAACTCCACCGAACTTCGCGAACAAAGCTCTCGCCTCTGACCAGCTTCTTGACGCGAGAGAGATGTTGGCCGCGTAGAATTGTAGGTCTGGTGCGGTGGTTCTGGTAATGAAAATGACGAGTGAAAGAGATGAAGTTTGTGTTAATTATGGAGAAAGCAAACAGAGTAGTAAcccttttttcttctgtttttcttttctctcgaCGGACAGAAATATAGCTGcgacaaataaaaatattattaaTTATCTAATGTGACAAGGTCAGTGAAGCGGTCTAACATGAAATCTCATATCTAGCGTTCGATTGTTAGAAGTTAACAGTTTAGTTTAAGAGGTTTCGGGTTGATGCGTCTACTGCAGAAGATTAGTTTGATTTTTCTAAAATACTCTCGTGAACCTCAGTTCGGATGCTAACTCAAAAGTGTGTTACTAACTtgctaagagcaactccaacagcttccccatattttagtttttctctattttagggaaaacgagcctcttttgctccaacagattccctataactttctctaaaagtgaggagagagaaaacaaaattccctaaatttacagcaatctctaaaattttaaagaagaatttggagattttagagattgctgtaaactagggaatctgttggagttgaagaagaaaaattgcttaaaactttgacttttgcttccctataatacaaaaattatagagaagctgttggagttgctctaatgtAAATGAGGTGACttgttagagcatctccaacagcttccctataatttctctattaatagggaagcaaaaattaaaatctccaaaaaaaattctgctccaactccaacaaattctctattttacagttTTCATAATTCTTCCCTAAAATTTTACAgatttgctgtaaatatagggaattttgttttctctctcatcactatctccattttagggataattatagggaatctgttggagcaaaacagccaaatttttccctaaaattgagaaaaatcaagatatgagaaagctgttggagttgctcttacttCATTCTCgatataaaaatataattaattagtaaaataAACCCAGACTAAGATCCAGTGCGGTCTGGATGTTTTAAAAGAGGAGAGGTGTCACCGcttaggggtcgtcaacgggccgggccgggccttgctatatttttaaataattgcgggccgggccgggccgggctttattaaaaatcaaatgatccaagcccgtccatataaagcgggccttgcgggctttttcgggccgggccgggcttagccttgcgggcttttttgggccgggccttgcgggctttatttataaataaatatttaaagacacaagtattttttttttttaatcaagctttggaaattcaatggataatgatcaaatacaaccaaagataacaatctatataactatattgtaccaaaaaaaatctatatttatatatagatactaatttgttgataaataaatttttaaagacactaattttttataaatctatatttatacatcatacactccaaagagctacatatagcaattcaaagaaaatgagaaactgaccgttggatgagtttattacaataaattatgagtgtggtaaaaaatttagccaatttaaccatatttttgaatccgatcggattggtcaaccgtagtcacttatatgttttattggttgaccgatggcgtggcaaccgcgaaacgtgcttattttttcacatcacgtttgtatatattccatcgatggatgtgcgtggacataagataaaaaaaaattaattttaattacaaacacattggactataccaattttattcctaaagttatatgacttatacattgcatttaaattgtttaagttcattctaaagcaaccatgaagtggaaaatgaattcggagaaaccaaccgcttgatggagagattgtaatgttttatggtggttgtagaaaatccagccaatttggttcacgtttcgaattcgatcaactaggtcaaacgtagttactcttataaacctatcatacactccaaagagcaacccctatcaattcaaagaaaatagaaaaaccgaccgttggatgagtttattacaataaattatgagtgtggtaaaaaatttagccaatttcaccatattttcgaatccgatcggattggtcaaccgtagtcacttatatgttttattggttgaccgatgccgtgacaaccgcgaaacgtgtttattttttcacatcacgtttgtatatattccatcaatggatgtgcgtggacataagataaaaaaaattaattttaattacaaacacattggtctataccaattttattcctaaagttgtataacttatacattgcatttaaattgtttaggttcattctaaagcaaccatgaagtagaaaatgaattcggagaaaccaaccgctcgatggagagattgtaatgttttatggtggttgtagaaaatccagccaatttggttatcgtttcgaattcgatcaactagatcaaacgtagttactcatataaatctatatttatatatcatacactccaaagagcaacccctatcaattcaaagaaaatggaaaaaccgaccgttggatgagtttattacaataaattatgagtgtggtaaaaaatttagccaatttcaccatattttcgaatccgatcggattggtcaaccgtagtcacttatatgttttattggttgaccgatgccgtgacaactgcgaaacgtgcttattttttcacatcacgtttatATATATTCTatcaatggatgtgcgtggatataagataaaaaaaattaattttaattacaaacacattggtctataccaattttattcctatagttgtatgacttatacattgcatttaaattgtttaggttcattctaaagcaaccatgaagtagaaaatgaattcggagaaaccaaccgctcgatggagagattgtaatgttttatggtggttgtagaaaattcagccaatttggttctcgtttcgaattcgatcaactaggtcaaacgtagttactcttataaacctatatttatatatcatacactccaaagagcaacccctatcaattcaaagaaaatggaaaaaccgaccgttggatgagtttattacaataaattatgagtgtggtaaaaaatttagccaatttcaccatattttcgaatccgatcggattggtcaaccgatatgtagaatatatatatgcacatattttatataagaacttccccacacacacacacacacacacacacacatatatatatatatatatatctctatacacacacacacacatatatatatatatatatatatatatatatatatatatatatataaaaacacacacatatattaatatatatatatatatataaacacacacatatattaatatatatatatatatatatatatatatatatataaacacacacacatatatgatatatctatatatatatatatctatatctctctctctctctctatatatatatacacacacacacacacacatatatatatataaacacacacacacacacatatatatatctctatatatatatatatataaacacacacacatatgatatatatatatatatatatgactatatatatatctatataaacacacacacaaatatatatctatatgtgtctatatatacatatatataaacacacacacatatatgatatattgatatatatatatatatatatatatatatgactatatatatatatatatatatatatataaacacacacacaaatatatatatatatatatatatatacagatccaatccagagcggagctccg encodes the following:
- the LOC133711066 gene encoding omega-hydroxypalmitate O-feruloyl transferase — encoded protein: MAPPWVQELHFPHLHIPITIDHMTPVIPSGPIPVAPGQTLYLSNLDDMIGARVFTPTVYFYSSYDRRPVMKILHDALASVLVPYYPLSGRLREARNGKLEVFFGQEQGALLVEAHSEMALADLGDLKVPNPAWTPLIFRFPNEEPYKVLDMPLVIAQVTNFSCGGFSIGLRICHCICDGLGAMQFLTSWAATARAGTLIANPEPCWDREFFRPRNPPLVKFPHIEFMRVEDGSSLTMSLWQTKPVQKCYRISREFQTLLKTLAQPKDNMSNVACSAFDAMAAHVWRSWVKALDVKPLNYGLRLTFSANARNKLKNQPLKDGFYGNAVCLACVTSTVTKLVHGRLSEITHLVREARLGISEEYLRSTVDYVEVDRPRKLEFGGKLTITQWTRFPMYDSADFGWGRPIYAGPIDLTPTPQVCVFLPEAEADHPSGTMLVCICLPESATHSFTELLSLTHSGDLNHVNTTT
- the LOC133711057 gene encoding probable plastidic glucose transporter 2; the encoded protein is MWVRQREPYSMYKRASSRDYMNTTDMESKEFVDTLDMEDNSALLQKSMVPELSNPSWRLSLPHVLVATISSFLFGYHLGVVNEPLESISADLGFKGNALAEGLVVSTCLGGAFLGSLFSGWIADGVGRRRAFQLCALPMIIGAVMSATAKTLAGMLIGRFFVGTGMGLGPPVASLYVTEVSPSFVRGTYGSFIQIATCLGLMGALLVGIPVKEIAGWWRVCFWVSTIPAAILALAMVFCAESPHWLHKQGRTYEAEAAFEKLLGGSHVKTAMVQLTKVDSGDETDAVSLSELFYGRHFRVVFIGSTLFALQQLSGINAVFYFSSTVFKSAGVPSGLANTFIGIANISGSVVAMALMDKVGRKALLLWSFFGMAMAMAVQVVAASSYSTGSGSLYLSVGGMLMFVLTFALGAGPVPGLLLPEIFPGRIRAKAMAVCMSVHWVINFFVGLLFLQLLENLGPRLLYSMFGTVCMMAVVFVKRNVVETKGKSLQEIEIALLPQE